A section of the Stenotrophomonas sp. 364 genome encodes:
- a CDS encoding D-tagatose-bisphosphate aldolase, class II, non-catalytic subunit — translation MSAIQSLIAAHRQGHPVGLYSVCCSNEQVLLAAMQVAQRYDTLLLIEATSNQVDQFGGYTGMTPPQYRDYVLHLARDAGFPAERLVLGGDHLGPNAWQKGPAEVAMANARTLIEAYVAAGFHKIHLDCSMSCADDPTPLPDAVVAARSAELARIAERTAAAHGLPPPVYVIGTEVPIPGGEASLAGGLQVTTPAAAATTLAIHREAFSAPDLLPAWERVIAMVVQPGVDFDHSSVHYYDPSAARALSAFVDAQPRIVFEAHSTDYQTEAGLHALVRDHFAILKVGPAATYAFREAVFALAMIEAELLPAAQCSNVIAVLDQCMRDKPGSWRSYYQGDEHELRLLRAYSLSDRSRYYWGEPAVVAALQTLVANLRQHAPPQILLSQFLPNQQLAIEAGDLTAEPLALIQHKVAERLGEYARACNRNRAGANNETSRATELSER, via the coding sequence ATGTCTGCCATCCAATCGCTGATCGCCGCCCATCGCCAGGGCCATCCCGTGGGCCTGTACAGCGTGTGCTGCAGCAATGAACAGGTGCTGCTGGCGGCCATGCAGGTCGCCCAGCGCTACGACACCCTGCTGCTGATCGAGGCCACCTCCAACCAGGTGGACCAGTTCGGTGGCTACACCGGCATGACTCCGCCGCAGTACCGCGACTACGTGCTGCACCTGGCCCGCGATGCAGGCTTCCCGGCCGAGCGGCTGGTGCTCGGCGGCGACCACCTCGGGCCGAACGCCTGGCAGAAGGGACCGGCCGAGGTGGCGATGGCCAACGCGCGCACGCTGATCGAGGCGTACGTGGCCGCCGGCTTCCACAAGATCCACCTGGACTGCAGCATGTCCTGCGCCGATGACCCCACCCCGCTGCCCGATGCAGTGGTGGCGGCGCGCTCGGCCGAACTGGCCCGCATCGCCGAACGCACCGCCGCCGCGCACGGCCTGCCGCCGCCGGTGTACGTGATCGGCACCGAAGTCCCGATCCCCGGCGGTGAAGCCTCGCTGGCCGGTGGCCTGCAGGTCACCACGCCGGCGGCGGCGGCCACCACCCTGGCCATCCACCGCGAGGCGTTTTCCGCCCCGGACCTGCTGCCGGCGTGGGAGCGCGTGATTGCGATGGTGGTGCAGCCGGGCGTCGATTTCGACCACAGCAGCGTGCACTACTACGACCCGTCCGCAGCGCGCGCGTTGTCGGCGTTTGTCGACGCGCAGCCGCGCATCGTGTTTGAAGCGCACTCCACCGACTACCAGACCGAAGCCGGCCTGCATGCGCTGGTGCGCGACCACTTCGCCATCCTCAAGGTGGGCCCGGCCGCCACCTATGCGTTCCGCGAAGCGGTGTTCGCCCTGGCCATGATCGAGGCCGAGCTGCTGCCGGCGGCGCAGTGCTCCAACGTGATCGCCGTGCTCGACCAGTGCATGCGCGACAAGCCGGGCAGCTGGCGCAGCTACTACCAGGGCGACGAGCACGAACTGCGGTTGCTGCGCGCCTACTCCCTGAGCGACCGCAGCCGTTATTACTGGGGCGAGCCGGCGGTGGTGGCCGCGCTGCAGACGCTGGTGGCCAACCTGCGCCAGCACGCGCCGCCGCAGATCCTGCTCAGCCAGTTCCTGCCCAACCAGCAGTTGGCCATCGAAGCCGGCGACCTGACGGCCGAGCCGCTGGCGCTGATCCAGCACAAGGTGGCCGAACGGCTGGGCGAGTACGCCCGCGCCTGCAATCGCAACCGCGCCGGGGCCAATAACGAAACTTCCCGGGCCACGGAGCTTTCGGAACGGTAA
- a CDS encoding DeoR family transcriptional regulator, whose amino-acid sequence MRNTRQRRQQILQLLVEHGNVQVSELVGRFGVSAVTIRADLTHIESQGLATRTHGGATLVRTPPQEQDIHEKDALNLPVKDSIGTHAAGLVKAGDNIIIDSGSTTMTLARHLRGHRDVTVMTNGLNIAWELANAPGVELLLTGGLLRKQSLSLQGSQAEASLNTYSFDTLFLGVDGLDLQFGLTTHHEAEASLNHRMVERARRIVVLTDASKFGRVSLHRIARLDQVHTVITDASIDAEYLEGLQRLGIEVIIAQAPA is encoded by the coding sequence ATGCGCAATACCCGCCAGCGTCGCCAACAGATCCTGCAGTTGCTGGTCGAGCACGGCAACGTGCAGGTCAGCGAGCTGGTCGGGCGTTTCGGCGTGTCGGCGGTGACCATCCGCGCCGACCTGACCCACATCGAATCGCAGGGCCTGGCCACGCGTACCCATGGCGGCGCCACCCTGGTGCGCACCCCGCCGCAGGAACAGGACATCCACGAGAAGGACGCCCTGAACCTGCCGGTGAAGGACAGCATCGGCACGCACGCGGCCGGGCTGGTCAAAGCCGGCGACAACATCATCATCGACTCCGGCTCCACCACGATGACCCTGGCCCGGCACCTGCGCGGGCATCGCGATGTGACGGTGATGACCAACGGGCTGAACATCGCCTGGGAACTGGCCAACGCACCGGGCGTGGAACTGCTGCTCACCGGCGGCCTGCTGCGCAAGCAGTCGCTTTCGCTGCAGGGCAGCCAGGCCGAGGCCAGCCTCAACACCTACAGCTTCGACACCCTGTTTTTGGGCGTGGACGGCCTGGACCTGCAGTTCGGCCTGACCACCCACCACGAGGCCGAAGCCAGCCTCAACCACCGCATGGTCGAGCGCGCACGCCGCATCGTGGTGCTCACCGATGCTTCCAAGTTCGGCCGGGTCAGCCTGCACCGCATCGCGCGGCTGGACCAGGTCCACACCGTCATCACCGACGCCAGCATCGACGCCGAGTACCTGGAAGGGCTGCAGCGGCTGGGCATCGAAGTGATCATCGCGCAGGCCCCCGCGTGA
- the nagA gene encoding N-acetylglucosamine-6-phosphate deacetylase, which yields MTQTRSLYGRILTPLGWRRGHVHFDTHIRQLQVDDHSGADDLQLPVILPGFIDLHVHGAAGVDLMQGGDVARTIARTHARFGTTTLLATTMTAGLDEIAHALQGVAATMATPEAAAACIAGVHLEGPFISPQRLGAQPNRTLEATLALVQQLHALAPIRVMTMAPEIGAHTALIPALTALGIRVQLGHSAGTYEDGVAALQAGASGFTHLFNGMTGVDHYHPGIAAAALAHAQYAEIIPDLQHLHPGVIRLAARAIPRLYAVTDATAATGMPDGEYALGEQRVHKCGGCVRLATGSLAGSALTMDQALRNLVQVGLELADASQRVSTFPAQYLGLDDRGSLAPAARADLVVLDAALQLQQVFVTGHPIAL from the coding sequence GTGACCCAGACCCGCTCTCTTTACGGCCGCATCCTCACCCCGCTGGGGTGGCGCCGCGGCCATGTGCACTTCGACACCCATATCCGGCAGCTGCAGGTGGACGACCACAGCGGCGCCGATGATCTGCAGCTCCCGGTGATCCTGCCCGGCTTCATCGACCTGCATGTGCATGGCGCGGCCGGCGTGGACCTGATGCAGGGCGGCGACGTGGCCCGCACCATCGCCCGCACCCACGCGCGGTTTGGCACCACCACGCTGCTGGCCACCACCATGACCGCCGGCCTGGACGAGATCGCCCATGCGCTGCAGGGCGTTGCGGCCACCATGGCCACGCCCGAAGCCGCGGCCGCCTGCATCGCCGGCGTGCACCTGGAAGGCCCGTTCATCAGCCCGCAGCGGCTGGGCGCGCAGCCCAATCGCACGCTCGAGGCCACGCTGGCGCTGGTGCAGCAGCTGCACGCGCTGGCGCCGATCCGGGTGATGACAATGGCACCGGAGATCGGCGCGCACACCGCGTTGATTCCCGCGCTGACCGCGCTCGGCATCCGCGTGCAGCTGGGCCACAGCGCCGGCACCTACGAGGACGGCGTGGCCGCCCTGCAGGCCGGCGCATCCGGCTTCACCCACCTGTTCAACGGCATGACCGGCGTGGACCACTACCACCCCGGCATTGCCGCCGCTGCCCTGGCGCATGCGCAGTACGCCGAGATCATCCCGGACCTGCAGCACCTCCACCCCGGCGTGATCCGGCTGGCCGCACGCGCGATTCCGCGCCTGTATGCGGTGACCGACGCCACCGCCGCCACCGGCATGCCCGACGGCGAGTACGCCCTGGGCGAGCAGCGCGTGCACAAGTGCGGCGGCTGCGTGCGTCTGGCCACCGGTTCGCTGGCCGGCAGCGCGCTGACCATGGACCAGGCGCTGCGCAACCTGGTGCAGGTGGGGCTGGAGCTGGCCGATGCATCACAGCGCGTCTCCACCTTCCCGGCCCAGTACCTGGGCCTGGACGATCGCGGCAGCCTCGCCCCGGCCGCGCGCGCGGACCTGGTGGTGCTGGATGCCGCGCTGCAGTTGCAGCAGGTGTTCGTCACCGGCCACCCGATCGCCCTGTAA
- a CDS encoding MFS transporter, with the protein MTTAAATAVPAPDAPRWPIRYLLFMGGMGGLLYGIDIGIIAGALPYLEATATASWHLTSQQLGFVVAAVLLGSVLSSLFAGMVADLIGRRGAMFLAGVLFTASIPIMALSDGYAALLMGRLLQGISGGLIGVVVPLYLAEVLSPERRGRGAAMFQLLLTIGLVLAALIGLYHAHAVDAATEAVRQLPVAEQQRLLFDVKDHAWRTIFWTCLLPGLVFTGGVLLISESPRWLVRRGRIEKARLALQRTVAPRDVEPTLQRIQAPDAVQTGATGTRDPLLSRRYVWPFVLACLVLAFTQATGINSVLAYAVNILNQAGLPGSVANGADVAIKLLNAVMTVVALVLVDRKGRKFLLMLGTGGITVALLAAALLFVKSEHGRLDVQAQLQQQVAGSTLSLPLDAAQWQRLDRNAGDAPQQLTVSYAYGGFSNVRSLRSDNPIDATLQIRREDAVSADSVIGAFFRRLHLNPFPDPAHAAQAPLVIERAMIGPVPSPTHGWLVAGCILLFVAFFAVGPGVCVWLALSELMPTRIRSNGMSIALLINQFVSTVIAAIFLPTVGHHGYASMFFFWAACTLLYFLIAAFWLPETKGKSLEQIEANFR; encoded by the coding sequence ATGACCACCGCCGCCGCCACTGCCGTTCCCGCCCCCGACGCCCCACGCTGGCCGATCCGCTACCTGCTGTTCATGGGTGGCATGGGCGGCCTGCTCTACGGCATTGATATCGGCATCATCGCCGGCGCCCTGCCCTACCTGGAGGCCACCGCCACCGCCAGCTGGCACCTCACCAGCCAGCAGCTGGGCTTCGTGGTGGCCGCGGTGCTGCTGGGCAGCGTGCTGTCGTCGCTGTTCGCCGGCATGGTCGCCGACCTGATCGGCCGACGGGGCGCGATGTTCCTGGCCGGCGTGCTGTTCACCGCCAGCATTCCGATCATGGCGCTGTCCGACGGCTATGCCGCGCTGCTGATGGGGCGGCTGCTGCAGGGCATCAGCGGCGGCCTGATCGGCGTGGTGGTGCCGCTGTACCTGGCCGAAGTGCTCAGCCCCGAACGGCGCGGCCGAGGCGCGGCGATGTTCCAGCTGCTGCTGACCATCGGGCTGGTGCTGGCCGCCTTGATCGGCCTGTACCACGCGCATGCGGTGGACGCGGCCACCGAAGCGGTGCGCCAGCTGCCGGTTGCCGAACAGCAGCGCCTGCTGTTCGACGTCAAGGACCACGCCTGGCGCACCATCTTCTGGACCTGCCTGCTGCCGGGGCTGGTGTTCACCGGCGGCGTGCTGCTCATCAGCGAATCACCGCGCTGGCTGGTGCGCCGTGGCCGTATCGAGAAGGCGCGGCTTGCCCTGCAACGCACGGTGGCGCCCCGCGATGTGGAACCCACCCTGCAGCGCATCCAGGCACCGGATGCCGTGCAGACCGGCGCCACCGGCACGCGCGACCCGCTGCTCAGCCGTCGCTATGTATGGCCGTTCGTGCTGGCCTGCCTGGTGCTGGCCTTCACCCAGGCCACCGGCATCAACTCGGTGCTGGCCTATGCGGTCAACATCCTCAACCAGGCCGGCCTGCCCGGGTCGGTGGCCAACGGCGCCGACGTGGCGATCAAGCTGCTCAACGCGGTGATGACCGTTGTGGCGCTGGTGCTGGTGGACCGCAAGGGCCGCAAGTTCCTGCTGATGTTGGGCACCGGCGGCATCACCGTGGCCCTGCTGGCCGCCGCGCTGCTGTTCGTCAAAAGCGAGCACGGGCGGCTGGACGTGCAGGCGCAGCTGCAGCAGCAGGTGGCCGGCAGCACTTTGTCCCTGCCGCTGGATGCGGCCCAGTGGCAGCGCCTGGACCGCAATGCCGGCGACGCCCCGCAGCAGCTCACCGTGTCGTATGCGTACGGCGGTTTCAGCAACGTGCGTTCGCTGCGCAGCGACAACCCGATCGACGCCACGCTGCAGATCCGTCGCGAAGACGCGGTATCGGCCGACAGCGTGATCGGCGCGTTCTTCCGCCGGCTGCACCTCAACCCCTTCCCCGATCCCGCCCACGCCGCGCAGGCGCCGCTGGTGATCGAGCGCGCGATGATCGGTCCGGTGCCCTCGCCCACCCACGGCTGGCTGGTGGCCGGCTGCATCCTGCTGTTCGTGGCGTTCTTCGCGGTGGGTCCGGGCGTGTGCGTGTGGCTGGCGCTGTCCGAACTGATGCCCACCCGCATCCGCTCCAACGGCATGAGCATCGCGCTGCTGATCAACCAGTTCGTGTCCACCGTGATCGCCGCGATCTTCCTGCCCACCGTGGGCCACCACGGCTACGCCAGCATGTTCTTCTTCTGGGCAGCGTGCACGCTGCTGTACTTCCTGATCGCCGCGTTCTGGCTGCCGGAAACCAAGGGCAAGTCGCTGGAGCAGATCGAAGCCAACTTCCGCTGA
- a CDS encoding DUF308 domain-containing protein, with protein sequence MNIPVSPLVSLLARSWWVLLLYGLVALVFGAVAILQPLAAATALAWAIGVMAVVEGVISLVALFGGNSGVSRGWLAVYALASLVFGVLAVINPLATASVLVLLLAVWLIVAGIHRIVFAVRVRRHIQGEWLLILSGVLAIVLGALLVANPLAGIAVTTLWIGIGSLIYGVLQVVVAFRLRRLR encoded by the coding sequence ATGAACATTCCGGTATCGCCTCTGGTGTCGCTGCTTGCCCGCAGCTGGTGGGTACTGCTGTTGTACGGCCTGGTCGCGCTGGTGTTTGGTGCGGTCGCCATCCTGCAGCCGCTCGCGGCCGCCACCGCGCTGGCATGGGCGATCGGCGTGATGGCCGTGGTGGAGGGCGTGATCAGTCTGGTTGCGCTGTTCGGCGGCAACAGCGGGGTATCGCGCGGTTGGCTGGCGGTGTACGCGCTGGCATCGCTGGTGTTCGGCGTGCTGGCGGTGATCAATCCGTTGGCCACGGCCAGCGTGCTGGTGCTGCTGCTGGCGGTGTGGCTGATCGTGGCCGGCATCCACCGCATCGTGTTCGCGGTGCGCGTGCGCCGCCACATCCAGGGCGAATGGCTGCTGATTCTCAGCGGCGTGCTGGCGATCGTGCTGGGCGCGCTGCTGGTGGCCAACCCGCTGGCCGGTATCGCCGTCACGACCTTGTGGATCGGAATCGGCAGCCTCATCTATGGCGTACTGCAGGTGGTGGTGGCGTTCCGCCTTCGCCGCCTGCGCTGA
- a CDS encoding SMI1/KNR4 family protein, translating to MDPFATFDFSDFWDDCEYSQQNYQEPPPSDALIAELQAELGYRFPDAYIALARRHNGGLLQRSCHPMDEATSWADDHIEVTGLHAIGRQARYSLGGEIGTRFMQREWGYPDIGIVIADCPSAGHDLIMLDYRQCGPQGEPQVVHVDQGDDYQITVVAPDFATFIHGLVDEEAFDDAAETLEIDLITVDRGTLSPIVQRALEVSAAVLPDGERALRALARRITEEKGFFALHADPDSHRMYDLMFWLYSQLTTATSFTHFLKLPAEQDDYATPCYELMVPFDLVVAPFGFKTGGFAPGFVEEWWDTRVAEGAIVPVEGGWRFSAAAEQALLDELKAVPGDAAV from the coding sequence ATGGATCCGTTCGCCACGTTCGACTTCTCCGATTTCTGGGACGACTGCGAGTACTCGCAGCAGAACTACCAGGAACCGCCGCCCAGCGACGCGCTCATTGCCGAGCTGCAGGCCGAGCTGGGCTATCGCTTCCCCGATGCGTACATCGCACTGGCCCGTCGCCACAACGGCGGCCTGCTGCAGCGCAGCTGCCACCCGATGGACGAGGCCACCAGCTGGGCCGACGACCACATCGAGGTCACCGGCCTGCACGCGATTGGCCGCCAGGCACGGTATTCGCTTGGCGGGGAGATCGGCACGCGGTTCATGCAGCGCGAGTGGGGCTACCCGGACATCGGCATCGTCATCGCCGATTGCCCCAGCGCCGGGCACGACCTGATCATGCTCGACTACCGCCAGTGCGGCCCCCAGGGCGAGCCGCAGGTGGTGCACGTGGACCAGGGCGACGACTACCAGATCACCGTGGTAGCACCTGACTTCGCCACGTTCATCCACGGACTGGTGGATGAAGAAGCGTTCGACGATGCAGCCGAAACCCTGGAGATCGACCTGATCACGGTGGACCGGGGCACGCTGTCGCCGATCGTGCAGCGCGCGCTGGAGGTATCGGCCGCTGTGCTGCCCGACGGTGAGCGCGCGCTGCGTGCGCTGGCGCGCCGGATCACCGAGGAAAAGGGCTTCTTCGCGCTGCATGCCGATCCCGATTCGCACCGGATGTACGACCTGATGTTCTGGTTGTACTCGCAGCTGACCACGGCCACCTCGTTCACGCATTTCCTCAAGCTCCCCGCCGAGCAGGACGACTACGCAACGCCGTGCTACGAACTCATGGTGCCGTTCGACCTGGTCGTGGCGCCCTTCGGCTTCAAGACCGGTGGGTTCGCGCCCGGCTTCGTCGAAGAGTGGTGGGATACACGGGTGGCCGAGGGGGCGATCGTGCCGGTGGAGGGCGGTTGGCGCTTCAGCGCGGCGGCCGAACAGGCGCTGCTGGATGAGCTGAAGGCAGTGCCAGGCGACGCCGCGGTGTGA
- a CDS encoding ComF family protein, which yields MLARLSAALTWLGRQALPLRCLVCEEPGSAGLDLCAACHAALPWNDHACPLCALPLPEGTPARRCGACLHDPPRQAAAGAAFLYAAPVDQLLRRFKFHHDLAAGRLLSQLMLQRVPGFVIGPLAPVPLHRQRLRTRGYDQALELTRPLARALRQPLWCGLHRDRSTAAQSALDADARRRNLHDAFAITTPPPARLTVVDDVMTTGATLDAAVHALQRVGLPDPAVWVCARVP from the coding sequence ATGCTTGCCCGGTTGTCTGCTGCGCTGACCTGGCTGGGCCGGCAGGCCCTGCCACTGCGCTGCCTGGTCTGCGAAGAACCCGGCAGCGCCGGGCTGGACCTGTGCGCGGCCTGCCATGCCGCCCTGCCCTGGAACGACCACGCATGCCCGCTGTGCGCGCTGCCGCTGCCGGAGGGCACGCCGGCGCGGCGCTGTGGCGCCTGCCTGCATGACCCGCCCCGGCAGGCTGCCGCTGGCGCGGCGTTCCTGTACGCCGCACCGGTGGACCAGCTGCTGCGTCGCTTCAAGTTCCACCACGACCTGGCCGCCGGGCGTCTGCTGTCGCAGTTGATGCTGCAGCGGGTGCCCGGTTTCGTCATCGGCCCGCTGGCCCCGGTGCCGCTGCACCGCCAACGGTTGCGCACGCGCGGCTACGACCAGGCGTTGGAACTCACCCGGCCGTTGGCGCGCGCGCTGCGGCAGCCGCTGTGGTGCGGACTGCATCGGGATCGGTCGACGGCCGCGCAGTCGGCGCTGGATGCCGATGCGCGGCGGCGCAACCTGCACGACGCCTTTGCGATCACCACCCCACCGCCGGCGCGATTGACCGTGGTGGATGACGTGATGACCACCGGCGCCACGCTCGACGCGGCCGTGCACGCGTTGCAACGCGTTGGCCTGCCCGACCCCGCGGTGTGGGTCTGCGCACGGGTGCCGTGA
- a CDS encoding CbrC family protein has product MSLPRFTYHPDPLATGSVVASATVCVSCHQARGYVYTGPVYAEEEYDAEICPWCIADGSASARLDASFTDDEGIGGGGEWDEVPEAVVEEVARRTPGFSAWQQEKWWTHCGDAGQFIGRAGQAELQALGAGAIAAIQDSTGLDDGPQWDHFFGALRKDGSPTAYMFRCTQCGELGGYQDCD; this is encoded by the coding sequence ATGTCCCTGCCCCGTTTCACCTACCACCCCGACCCGCTCGCCACCGGCAGCGTCGTCGCCTCCGCCACGGTCTGCGTCAGCTGCCACCAGGCGCGCGGCTACGTCTACACCGGCCCGGTGTATGCCGAAGAAGAGTACGACGCGGAGATCTGCCCGTGGTGCATTGCCGACGGGTCGGCCAGCGCGCGGCTCGATGCCAGCTTCACCGATGACGAAGGCATTGGCGGCGGCGGTGAATGGGACGAAGTACCCGAGGCGGTGGTCGAGGAAGTTGCGCGACGCACTCCCGGCTTCAGCGCCTGGCAGCAGGAAAAGTGGTGGACCCACTGCGGGGACGCGGGCCAGTTCATTGGCCGTGCCGGGCAGGCGGAACTGCAGGCACTGGGCGCAGGCGCGATTGCGGCGATCCAGGACAGCACCGGGCTGGATGATGGCCCGCAGTGGGACCATTTCTTCGGCGCGCTGCGCAAGGACGGTTCGCCTACCGCGTACATGTTCCGCTGCACGCAGTGTGGCGAACTGGGTGGCTACCAGGACTGCGATTGA